Proteins co-encoded in one Neodiprion lecontei isolate iyNeoLeco1 chromosome 3, iyNeoLeco1.1, whole genome shotgun sequence genomic window:
- the LOC107226908 gene encoding flap endonuclease GEN: protein MGVKHLWTILTPFCERKPLFELQGKTLAIDLSCWIVDSQTVTDNVVQPKMYLRNLYFRTINLLLQDIHPVFVLEGKAPDLKQKTIERRNEIQQIKRTGAVALKKATAKRGRTRFNNVLKECEEMLSYMGIKCVQGYGEAEAMCAYLNADGIVDGCVSQDNDCFLYGARVVYRNFNLSGAVASGGSIDVYDMEKIETALNLDRNKMVALALLCGCDYDDGLNGAGKEAALKLFAHVSDEDILDRLKSWKTDNQFETIEARLANPKHCTSCGHDGNVRLHARVGCIGCGTVKSCRNDYKEEKKLIMNEITLRKKAILIDTFPNQEIIDEYLIRKGPVPSSLDLKWQQPKVVKFIFFMEKRLGWEPNYSFEKFLPLMTRWQLVSLPEISLRHSISFMKYSNGLPVSNLIFPDRIKKIRNIKSVASYEIIWNDAEGFLDGLITLSDVKSSEEDAEPLKDDSKEQNPPEGLFVTIEPQSLVAKCYPEIVEKFEVEKVAKKKSKNSKTRAKSTSKAKPKAELNADTEKPEKQVSKRGRKKLADIVNTRKIDDYIVNNVVESLEDSFNKMEITPKRLKSAPQIQRTKDAEVNPRMNNTLDRMFENLTADDFASEGETELDMSDIVEEICNRKIINLYSSRNNHTLKPENNKENTTPDVSHNNYSDICTAKGNFNLEKAQCNVFEEHINVCPITEHDVTDEFADIENYVPLTQRVNEAKGTQ, encoded by the exons ATGGGGGTGAAACACCTTTGGACAATTTTAACACCTTTTTGCGAAAGAAAACCGCTGTTTGAACTGCAGGGCAAAACTTTAGCAATTGACTTGAGCTGCTGgatcgttgacagtcaaacTGTGACCGACAATGTCGTGCAGCCAAAGATGTATCttag AAACTTGTATTTTCGAACGATCAACCTCCTCCTGCAAGACATTCATCCGGTGTTTGTACTCGAAGGCAAGGCGCCTGACCTGAAGCAAAAAACTATCGAACGGAGAAACGAAATACAGCAAATTAAAAGAACGGGCGCTGTAGCACTGAAAAAGGCTACCGCTAAACGTGGAAGAACTCGATTCAATAATGTGCTCAAGGAGTGCGAGGAAATGCTAAGTTACATGGGAATTAAATGTGTTCAAGGATACGGAGAGGCGGAAGCGATGTGCGCCTACCTAAACGCAGATGGG ATAGTGGATGGTTGTGTGAGCCAAGACAATGACTGTTTCTTGTATGGGGCAAGAGTGGTATACAGAAACTTCAACCTCAGTGGAGCTGTCGCTTCAGGAGGAAGTATCGACGTTTATGATATGGAAAAGATTGAAACTGCATTGAATTTAGATAGAAATAAGATGGTAGCGTTGGCCTTATTGTGTGGCTGTGATTACGACGATGGATTGAATGGTGCAGGCAAAGAGGCAGCCTTgaaattatttgcacatgTCAGTGACGAAGATATATTAGACAG GTTGAAGAGCTGGAAAACTGATAACCAGTTCGAGACAATTGAAGCTCGATTGGCAAATCCTAAGCATTGCACGTCTTGCGGTCATGATGGTAACGTTAGACTTCACGCAAGAGTTGGCTGCATAGGTTGCGGCACAGTAAAAAGTTGCAGAAATGATTATAA GGAGGAGAAAAAACTGATAATGAATGAGATAACCCTGCGAAAAAAAGCAATTCTCATTGATACGTTTCCGAATCAAGAAATAATAGACGAGTATCTCATTAGGAAAGGTCCGGTTCCATCGAGTCTAGACCTTAAATGGCAACAACCAAAAGTGgtcaaatttatt TTTTTCATGGAAAAAAGGCTGGGCTGGGAACCAAACTACTCGTTTGAGAAATTTCTTCCACTGATGACGCGTTGGCAGCTTGTCAGTCTACCAGAAATAAGTTTAAGACATAGCATAAGTTTCATGAAGTATTCGAACGGTTTGCCCGTATCAAACTTGATATTTCctgatagaataaaaaaaattcgcaataTAAAGTCAGTAGCGAGTTACGAAATCATATGGAATGATGCGGAGGGATTTCTTGACGGTCTGATAACTCTGTCGGATGTAAAATCCAGTGAAGAAGATGCCGAACCGCTGAAAGATGATTCCAAAGAGCAAAATCCCCCCGAAGGATTGTTTGTTACAATCGAGCCTCAGAGTTTAGTTGCAAAATGCTATCCTGAGATAGTCGAGAAGTTTGAAGTGGAAAAAGTTGCCAAGAAGAAATCTAAGAACTCCAAAACCAGAGCTAAGTCCACCAGCAAAGCCAAACCTAAGGCAGAACTCAACGCTGATACCGAAAAACCGGAAAAGCAGGTTAGTAAAAGGGGGAGAAAGAAGCTCGCTGACATAGTCAATACAAGAAAAATAGACGATTACATAGTGAACAACGTGGTGGAGAGTTTAGAAGACTCGTTCAACAAGATGGAAATTACTCCAAAGCGTCTCAAAAGCGCGCCACAGATCCAAAGAACCAAAGACGCCGAGGTAAACCCAAGAATGAATAACACACTGGACAGAATGTTCGAGAACTTGACTGCTGATGATTTTGCCAGTGAAGGGGAAACGGAACTTGACATGTCTGATATTGTCGAAGAAATATGCAAccgaaaaattatcaatctCTATTCTTCGAGAAATAATCACACGTTGAAACCTGAaaacaataaagaaaatacGACACCAGACGTATCTCACAATAATTATTCTGATATTTGTACAGCAAAAGgtaattttaatttagaaaaagCACAGTGTAATGTTTTCGAGGAACATATTAACGTTTGCCCGATCACTGAGCACGATGTCACAGATGAATTTGCGgacattgaaaattatgttcCATTAACTCAGCGTGTAAACGAAGCAAAAGGCACACAGTGA
- the LOC107226913 gene encoding dnaJ homolog subfamily C member 5 isoform X2, giving the protein MDRRKMSTSGDSLYQILEIQKTATPDEIKKTYRKLALRFHPDKNPNNPEAADKFKEINRAHAILTDLTKRNIYDNYGSLGLYVAEQFGEENVNAYFVVTSGWCKALFAVCAIITGCYCCCCCCCCCNFCCGKCKPTQPEDSGAYHNLQRNQNAEGGIVTDQPRSGRKEDESDEDAVTAQPQGGASQGAQPIFAMPPPPTTANENTTLNSGGDRVIYTTVPLTSAY; this is encoded by the exons ATGGACAGGAGAAAAATGTC AACCTCGGGGGACTCCCTCTACCAGATCTTGGAAATCCAAAAGACAGCTACCCCtgacgagataaaaaaaacatatcgAAAGCTCGCTCTTAGATTCCATCCAGATAAAAACCCCAACAATCCGGAGGCAGCTGATAAG TTCAAAGAAATAAACAGGGCACACGCCATCCTCACGGACCTAACAAAACGCAACATATACGATAATTACGGCTCTCTTGGTCTCTATGTAGCCGAACAATTTGGCGAGGAAAATGTTAATGCTTATTTCGTGGTTACTTCTGGCTGGTGCAAG GCCCTGTTCGCAGTCTGTGCCATAATAACCGGTTGTtactgttgctgctgctgttgctgctgctgtaaCTTCTGCTGCGGCAAATGTAAACCAACGCAACCAGAGGACAGCGGTGCCTACCATAATTTACAG CGGAACCAGAATGCAGAAGGAGGCATAGTGACCGACCAGCCGAGAAGTGGGCGCAAG GAGGATGAAAGCGACGAAGATGCTGTAACGGCGCAACCTCAGGGAGGCGCTTCGCAGGGAGCGCAACCCATATTCGCAATGCCACCACCGCCGACAACGGCCAATGAAAATACAACCCTTAACAGCGGCGGAGACCGCGTGATCTACACGACCG TTCCATTAACGTCCGCTTATTAG
- the LOC107226913 gene encoding dnaJ homolog subfamily C member 5 isoform X3, producing the protein MDRRKMSTSGDSLYQILEIQKTATPDEIKKTYRKLALRFHPDKNPNNPEAADKFKEINRAHAILTDLTKRNIYDNYGSLGLYVAEQFGEENVNAYFVVTSGWCKALFAVCAIITGCYCCCCCCCCCNFCCGKCKPTQPEDSGAYHNLQEDESDEDAVTAQPQGGASQGAQPIFAMPPPPTTANENTTLNSGGDRVIYTTATNPFTGAPVGQSTNGPTEW; encoded by the exons ATGGACAGGAGAAAAATGTC AACCTCGGGGGACTCCCTCTACCAGATCTTGGAAATCCAAAAGACAGCTACCCCtgacgagataaaaaaaacatatcgAAAGCTCGCTCTTAGATTCCATCCAGATAAAAACCCCAACAATCCGGAGGCAGCTGATAAG TTCAAAGAAATAAACAGGGCACACGCCATCCTCACGGACCTAACAAAACGCAACATATACGATAATTACGGCTCTCTTGGTCTCTATGTAGCCGAACAATTTGGCGAGGAAAATGTTAATGCTTATTTCGTGGTTACTTCTGGCTGGTGCAAG GCCCTGTTCGCAGTCTGTGCCATAATAACCGGTTGTtactgttgctgctgctgttgctgctgctgtaaCTTCTGCTGCGGCAAATGTAAACCAACGCAACCAGAGGACAGCGGTGCCTACCATAATTTACAG GAGGATGAAAGCGACGAAGATGCTGTAACGGCGCAACCTCAGGGAGGCGCTTCGCAGGGAGCGCAACCCATATTCGCAATGCCACCACCGCCGACAACGGCCAATGAAAATACAACCCTTAACAGCGGCGGAGACCGCGTGATCTACACGACCG CCACAAACCCGTTCACAGGAGCACCGGTCGGCCAATCGACCAACGGACCAACCGAATGGTAG
- the LOC107226913 gene encoding dnaJ homolog subfamily C member 5 isoform X1 — protein MDRRKMSTSGDSLYQILEIQKTATPDEIKKTYRKLALRFHPDKNPNNPEAADKFKEINRAHAILTDLTKRNIYDNYGSLGLYVAEQFGEENVNAYFVVTSGWCKALFAVCAIITGCYCCCCCCCCCNFCCGKCKPTQPEDSGAYHNLQRNQNAEGGIVTDQPRSGRKEDESDEDAVTAQPQGGASQGAQPIFAMPPPPTTANENTTLNSGGDRVIYTTATNPFTGAPVGQSTNGPTEW, from the exons ATGGACAGGAGAAAAATGTC AACCTCGGGGGACTCCCTCTACCAGATCTTGGAAATCCAAAAGACAGCTACCCCtgacgagataaaaaaaacatatcgAAAGCTCGCTCTTAGATTCCATCCAGATAAAAACCCCAACAATCCGGAGGCAGCTGATAAG TTCAAAGAAATAAACAGGGCACACGCCATCCTCACGGACCTAACAAAACGCAACATATACGATAATTACGGCTCTCTTGGTCTCTATGTAGCCGAACAATTTGGCGAGGAAAATGTTAATGCTTATTTCGTGGTTACTTCTGGCTGGTGCAAG GCCCTGTTCGCAGTCTGTGCCATAATAACCGGTTGTtactgttgctgctgctgttgctgctgctgtaaCTTCTGCTGCGGCAAATGTAAACCAACGCAACCAGAGGACAGCGGTGCCTACCATAATTTACAG CGGAACCAGAATGCAGAAGGAGGCATAGTGACCGACCAGCCGAGAAGTGGGCGCAAG GAGGATGAAAGCGACGAAGATGCTGTAACGGCGCAACCTCAGGGAGGCGCTTCGCAGGGAGCGCAACCCATATTCGCAATGCCACCACCGCCGACAACGGCCAATGAAAATACAACCCTTAACAGCGGCGGAGACCGCGTGATCTACACGACCG CCACAAACCCGTTCACAGGAGCACCGGTCGGCCAATCGACCAACGGACCAACCGAATGGTAG
- the LOC107228181 gene encoding plipastatin synthase subunit B, whose protein sequence is MDNQIKVRGHRVDIAEVEKAVLASPAVDKTVVLCFKPGELSQALVSYVTVKNNTRVSGSDIESHLRTILPPHMIPHVIVIDSIPLLENGKADRQRLLKRYELMSSEKDIAVDCDYENVPQPLLPLARVLFPTVASVIGSSARAAVTIDANFYDLGGNSLNSVYTVTRLLDQGYRIGITDFIRAKNMGEILRRMRIDSESDFDEPASEDGERYVLEELNDSHRNDVIEMITDSFYLKADLDKWLMPGINREDYSELIDKLWDPLVEQGLSFVVKSTSGAALSVALNLDARDEPEVTINSKLMVTLEFLEYLERPILEEQLPKGKGQIFHSFMMGTNSRLTSAENVALVRVMEEHVFRVARQKGFDGVFATNTSPLTQQLVTGIYNCDVLMDYQVNKYVASDGSTPFGEAPDSQRVLCSWKSV, encoded by the exons ATGGACAACCAAATTAAGGTCCGAGGACATCGGGTCGACATCGCAGAAGTGGAAAAAGCTGTCCTGGCATCTCCTGCCGTCGACAAAACGGTCGTCCTCTGTTTCAAACCCGGTGAACTTTCGCAG GCTCTCGTTTCGTACGTGACGGTTAAAAACAACACCCGTGTTTCCGGATCAGATATTGAATCTCATCTCCGCACCATCTTACCTCCTCACATGATACCGCATGTCATAGTGATCGATTCCATTCCGTTATTGGAAAACGGAAAGGCTGACAGACAGAGGCTTTTGAAGCGATACGAATTGATGAGCAGCG AAAAGGATATCGCCGTCGATTGCGACTACGAAAACGTCCCGCAGCCTCTTCTTCCTTTAGCCCGCGTCCTTTTTCCCACGGTAGCATCGGTGATCGGAAGTAGCGCTCGAGCCGCGGTGACGATCGACGCGAACTTTTACGATCTGGGGGGAAACTCTTTGAATTCGGTCTACACCGTCACCAGACTTCTTGACCAAGGCTACCGCATCGGAATAACTGACTTCATACGCGCGAAGAACATGGGAGAGATACTGCGGAGGATGAGGATCGACTCGGAGTCAGACTTCGATGAGCCTGCGTCCGAAGATGGAGAACGTTACGTCCTCGAGGAGCTTAATGACTCACATAGAAATGACGTTATCGA GATGATCACGGACAGTTTTTACCTGAAAGCTGACCTGGATAAGTGGTTGATGCCTGGCATTAACCGAGAAGATTACTCGGAACTGATTGACAAGCTTTGGGATCCTCTGGTGGAGCAAGGATTGAGTTTCGTAGTGAAATCGACGTCAGGCGCGGCGCTAAGCGTCGCGTTGAATTTGGACGCGAGAGACGAGCCTGAGGTGACGATAAATTCGAAGCTGATGGTAACACTTGAGTTTTTGGAGTACCTTGAGAGGCCGATTCTGGAAGAACAACTCCCGAAGGGAAAGGGACAAATTTTCCACTCCTTCATGATGGGAACCAACAGCAGACTCACTTCGGCTGAAAATGTTGCTCTCGTAAGGGTGATGGAGGAACATGTGTTTCGAGTCGCCAGGCAGAAGGGCTTTGACGGCGTGTTTGCAACAAACACCAGCCCTCTTACACAG CAACTGGTGACTGGTATCTACAACTGCGACGTCTTGATGGACTACCAGGTCAACAAGTACGTCGCGTCTGACGGTTCGACGCCGTTCGGAGAGGCGCCCGATAGTCAAAGAGTATTATGCTCCTGGAAAAGcgtgtag